In the genome of Coraliomargarita algicola, one region contains:
- the ribH gene encoding 6,7-dimethyl-8-ribityllumazine synthase — protein MSLDTPSIQEIDGSGLRIAIIASRYNEALVDSLVQHACATIEASGAERPVIERVPGAAELPFAASTLAQHSHFDAIICIGVVIAGDTNHHEIIGNSTATALLDISIAQQLPVMNGILVVNNLAQAEARAGEEINRGKEFAQAALEMALFTKKWTTK, from the coding sequence ATGAGTCTCGATACACCCAGTATACAGGAAATAGACGGTAGCGGTCTACGCATCGCCATCATTGCCTCGCGCTATAATGAAGCGCTGGTCGATTCGCTAGTGCAGCATGCCTGCGCCACAATTGAGGCTTCGGGCGCCGAGCGCCCAGTCATCGAGCGAGTCCCCGGAGCTGCCGAACTCCCATTTGCCGCATCCACTCTGGCTCAACACTCCCACTTCGACGCCATTATTTGCATCGGAGTCGTCATCGCAGGCGATACCAACCATCACGAGATCATTGGTAACAGCACAGCCACCGCCCTGCTTGATATCAGTATCGCCCAGCAGCTGCCAGTCATGAATGGCATCCTAGTGGTCAACAATTTAGCCCAAGCCGAAGCCCGAGCGGGCGAAGAAATCAACCGTGGCAAAGAATTTGCCCAAGCTGCCTTGGAAATGGCATTATTTACAAAAAAATGGACGACGAAGTAA
- the rplS gene encoding 50S ribosomal protein L19, with translation MSQAILEDITKDQLTDDRADFKVGDGVRVHLKVKEGDKTRIQIFAGIVISRKGGGIQEAFTVRRIASGVGVEKVFPVHSPTIEKIEIDRESVTMRARMYYMRDRIGKAANLVKEKRLVEAGRR, from the coding sequence ATGAGCCAAGCAATCCTCGAAGACATCACAAAAGATCAACTCACCGACGACCGCGCCGACTTTAAAGTAGGCGATGGCGTTCGCGTTCACCTTAAGGTTAAAGAAGGTGATAAAACACGTATCCAGATTTTTGCTGGTATCGTCATCTCTCGCAAGGGCGGTGGCATCCAAGAGGCATTTACAGTGCGTCGTATTGCATCTGGTGTGGGTGTGGAGAAGGTTTTCCCTGTGCACAGCCCAACAATCGAAAAGATCGAGATCGACCGCGAGTCTGTCACTATGCGCGCACGCATGTATTATATGCGCGACCGTATCGGTAAGGCTGCGAATCTTGTTAAAGAAAAGCGTTTGGTTGAAGCTGGCCGTCGCTAA
- a CDS encoding TonB-dependent receptor domain-containing protein — translation MRRIFFSKILLSLFFGIQWASAALQASEAIELISVENLVEVQRSHSATWTAVEAGILLADGDRVRTGEFSRAALRYPSGNIIRLNEFSTIRLAAARTGDGQKETALELKKGALYFFSRRPESESDIQTAAVNAAIRGTEFELRVHADQSTELSLFDGAVDLSNAAGALSLVQGESALTQVGHAPVKVPMIDASRYMQWYLYYPGVLDTRELLLDASYSASVAAYRAGDLLAALASLPSQVEPTLTADTRVYRAAIILASGQVDQAADYLRDLEHSQAAALLELIRTVQGSRVDVMALSAAQSASDWLVRSYTLQANGDLEGARAAAARATELYPEFGYAWARLARLHFGFGDTTAMRAALSYAERYNSSNPEVYTLQGFRLAADGQASLAEAQFLHAVNLAPNYSDAWLGLALVRFNQGQELAALQDMLAAAALQPNQSLLRSYLAKGFAESHQVPLPLLRAQSDDFIEKSLQELELAKQLDPGDPTPWLYAALIKRDTLRFNEAVRDLQRSVSKNHNRGLFRSNSLIDEDLAVRRSNLADIYQQAGLPTQALAEAGKAVQADYTNFAAHDFLARVYREGFDTTRINQRNDTALNNEFFLRNALAPVGAGIASQRVSNQEYSSLFNQLGHQGTVEGSFDSRGRYALRTYQAYQGGNYEIALELQREEWDTVFYNDDFESRSALLHFKFEPTLKDRFYSVLILNDSEQGDLTVGPDPDALNSAVRPYTIVGDHVVFTPTSIGGYPVNGSYGRDPDFRIEQSQEPLLFNTYARKWNDQNLSLLLYGWTDTSNVASDPLLPLGVTNLSGIPITQKIYDISYLNEQAFELHSFEAQHIWKGDQSQVIAGARLQFGEFEDDITMRAAINSNIPASLLSTLVPYAVDTDGTGKSAEDFERIAVYSQFSHVFSNSLTVVAGLKYDSILYPDGLQSLPRTVQSQSESQLSPQLGFIWQVSPDWLLRGAYARSMSGYRIEDRIRLEPSNIAGLTTAYTSIAPSQVTSGWAGGTIDTLTLALNGELAHDTFLSLDLSYGQFEAQRTLGRFTETTLASFANSPGDLTIAEMDQRLDYDEMSFTARVDHLLSSRTSVGVSFSWQFAQIDEQLRNDFGLDQTSAYLDDTSATLYTGSLYARYQHTNGWFGGADLQYWVQQSHSIAPEIADTYAPNVNFSFGYRLQQQRGEITFSILNLTDEEYELNPVNNYNEPPHERTFVIQTRFSF, via the coding sequence ATGAGACGCATCTTCTTTTCCAAAATACTCTTAAGCCTCTTCTTTGGTATTCAATGGGCGAGTGCCGCATTGCAGGCCAGTGAGGCGATTGAGCTGATCAGTGTTGAAAATTTGGTTGAGGTGCAGCGCAGTCATTCCGCGACCTGGACAGCCGTTGAAGCTGGCATATTACTGGCTGATGGAGATCGTGTGCGCACTGGCGAATTCAGCCGAGCGGCCTTGCGCTATCCGTCCGGGAATATTATCCGTTTGAATGAATTTTCTACCATTCGCTTGGCAGCAGCGCGCACGGGCGATGGGCAAAAAGAAACGGCTCTGGAACTGAAGAAAGGTGCCTTGTATTTTTTCAGTCGTCGCCCTGAAAGCGAGTCGGATATTCAAACCGCGGCAGTTAATGCTGCCATTCGTGGCACTGAGTTCGAGCTGCGTGTTCACGCAGACCAAAGCACGGAACTTTCGCTTTTTGATGGTGCAGTTGACCTCAGTAATGCAGCTGGTGCCCTCTCTTTAGTCCAAGGTGAAAGCGCATTGACGCAGGTGGGGCATGCACCGGTGAAAGTCCCTATGATCGATGCCAGTCGCTACATGCAGTGGTATCTTTATTATCCGGGCGTGTTGGATACACGTGAATTGTTGCTCGATGCTAGTTACAGTGCATCTGTCGCCGCTTATCGGGCAGGGGATTTGTTAGCGGCGCTCGCAAGTCTTCCCTCACAGGTCGAACCAACACTGACGGCTGACACACGAGTCTATCGGGCGGCAATTATACTTGCCTCCGGGCAAGTCGATCAAGCTGCGGATTATTTACGAGACCTTGAGCATTCGCAAGCGGCTGCGCTGCTAGAGCTGATCCGCACCGTTCAAGGCAGCCGAGTAGATGTCATGGCGTTATCGGCAGCCCAATCTGCCAGTGATTGGCTGGTGCGCTCGTATACCTTGCAAGCGAATGGAGACCTCGAAGGCGCGCGTGCTGCGGCAGCTCGCGCCACTGAACTATATCCAGAGTTTGGATACGCATGGGCCCGCTTGGCGCGATTGCACTTTGGTTTTGGCGATACGACAGCCATGCGAGCCGCGTTGTCGTATGCAGAGCGTTATAATTCTTCAAACCCCGAGGTGTATACTTTGCAGGGCTTTAGGCTGGCTGCAGATGGACAGGCTTCATTGGCGGAAGCGCAGTTTCTCCACGCGGTTAATTTGGCTCCGAACTATTCTGATGCCTGGTTAGGTTTGGCTTTAGTTCGTTTTAATCAAGGGCAAGAGTTAGCCGCTCTGCAAGACATGTTGGCGGCCGCGGCACTGCAGCCCAATCAGTCCTTGCTGCGCAGCTATCTCGCCAAAGGATTTGCGGAAAGCCATCAAGTCCCACTCCCGCTGTTACGGGCGCAATCAGATGACTTCATTGAAAAGTCCCTCCAGGAACTGGAATTGGCCAAACAACTTGATCCCGGTGATCCGACTCCTTGGCTGTATGCCGCCCTGATTAAGCGCGACACACTGCGTTTCAACGAAGCAGTCCGTGACCTGCAACGCTCTGTCAGTAAGAATCATAACCGTGGCTTATTTCGCTCCAATTCTTTGATCGATGAAGACCTTGCTGTGCGCCGCTCCAATTTGGCTGACATTTATCAACAAGCGGGCCTTCCGACGCAAGCGCTCGCCGAAGCAGGAAAGGCGGTGCAAGCCGACTACACCAACTTCGCGGCACACGATTTTCTGGCGCGCGTTTACCGCGAAGGTTTTGATACCACGCGTATCAACCAGCGCAACGACACCGCGTTGAACAACGAATTCTTCTTGCGTAATGCCTTGGCCCCGGTGGGGGCGGGCATTGCTTCGCAGCGCGTGTCCAATCAAGAATATAGCTCCTTGTTTAATCAACTGGGGCATCAAGGCACCGTCGAGGGCTCATTCGACTCACGCGGACGCTACGCGCTCAGGACCTATCAAGCGTATCAAGGCGGTAACTACGAAATTGCACTCGAATTACAACGCGAAGAATGGGACACAGTCTTTTACAACGACGACTTCGAAAGTCGCTCTGCCTTATTGCACTTCAAATTCGAGCCCACGCTCAAAGACCGCTTTTATAGCGTACTCATTCTGAACGATAGTGAGCAGGGGGACTTGACTGTCGGCCCAGACCCAGATGCGCTCAACAGTGCCGTGCGTCCGTATACGATTGTGGGGGACCATGTGGTATTTACCCCTACTAGCATCGGTGGTTATCCAGTCAATGGGAGCTATGGCAGAGACCCGGATTTCCGTATCGAGCAGTCGCAGGAGCCGCTGCTGTTTAACACCTATGCACGCAAGTGGAATGACCAAAACCTCTCGCTCTTGCTGTATGGTTGGACCGATACTAGCAACGTCGCCTCCGACCCGCTCCTTCCGCTAGGCGTCACCAACCTCAGTGGCATTCCCATTACCCAGAAAATCTACGATATTTCCTATCTAAATGAGCAAGCGTTTGAGTTACACAGCTTTGAAGCGCAGCACATCTGGAAGGGGGACCAGAGCCAGGTAATCGCAGGTGCGCGTTTGCAGTTCGGTGAGTTTGAAGACGACATCACCATGCGGGCGGCGATTAATAGCAATATTCCAGCGTCTCTTTTATCCACTCTTGTGCCTTATGCTGTCGATACCGATGGCACAGGCAAAAGCGCCGAGGACTTCGAGCGCATCGCAGTTTACAGTCAGTTCAGCCATGTGTTTTCCAACTCTTTAACTGTCGTGGCGGGCTTGAAGTATGACAGTATCCTCTATCCGGACGGTCTTCAATCGCTTCCACGCACCGTTCAGAGTCAATCAGAGTCGCAACTTTCCCCGCAGCTAGGCTTCATCTGGCAAGTCAGCCCCGATTGGCTGTTGCGCGGAGCTTATGCGCGTTCGATGAGCGGTTATCGCATCGAAGACCGCATACGCTTGGAACCGTCCAATATTGCAGGCCTCACCACGGCCTACACTTCAATTGCCCCCAGTCAGGTGACTTCGGGCTGGGCAGGGGGCACCATCGATACTCTGACGCTGGCGCTGAACGGCGAGCTCGCGCATGACACTTTTCTGTCCCTTGATTTAAGCTATGGACAATTTGAAGCCCAGCGCACGCTCGGTCGATTCACCGAGACCACGCTGGCGTCTTTTGCCAATTCCCCCGGCGATCTCACTATTGCTGAGATGGACCAACGGCTCGATTACGATGAAATGAGCTTCACTGCCCGTGTCGATCATCTCTTAAGTAGCCGCACCAGCGTGGGCGTCAGCTTTAGCTGGCAATTCGCGCAGATTGATGAGCAGCTGCGAAATGACTTCGGCCTTGATCAGACATCGGCCTATCTCGACGACACCAGTGCCACTTTATATACTGGCAGTCTCTACGCGCGCTACCAGCATACGAATGGATGGTTTGGGGGCGCCGACCTTCAATACTGGGTCCAGCAAAGTCATTCGATCGCTCCAGAGATCGCAGATACCTATGCGCCCAATGTAAACTTTAGTTTCGGCTATCGCTTACAGCAGCAACGCGGTGAAATTACCTTCAGCATTCTAAACCTCACGGACGAAGAATACGAATTGAATCCGGTCAATAACTACAACGAGCCGCCTCACGAGCGCACATTCGTCATTCAAACCCGCTTCAGCTTCTAA
- the trmD gene encoding tRNA (guanosine(37)-N1)-methyltransferase TrmD, with the protein MHLEFDILTLFPEMVEGFFASSMLARGQRNGLIDIRTHQLRDWTTDKHNKTDELPYGGGAGMVMKPEPIFAAVEQLRKPQTKVVYMAPDGVPLSSQLARELVKEEHLIILSGHYEGVDQRVRDELVDLEVSIGDYVLTNGTLAAAVVIDCVSRFIPGFLGDEKSLTEESFMSTLLGFPQYTRPADFRGMRVPEVLLSGDHAAIAKWRHEQQIEKTRQLRPDLLDT; encoded by the coding sequence ATGCATCTTGAGTTTGACATTTTAACCCTCTTTCCAGAAATGGTAGAGGGTTTTTTTGCGTCCAGTATGCTGGCACGTGGGCAGCGAAATGGCCTGATCGATATCCGCACGCATCAACTTCGCGATTGGACGACCGACAAACATAACAAGACTGACGAGCTTCCATATGGTGGTGGAGCTGGTATGGTGATGAAGCCGGAGCCCATTTTTGCGGCTGTTGAGCAATTGCGCAAACCGCAGACTAAAGTCGTCTACATGGCGCCCGATGGTGTGCCGCTCAGCAGTCAGTTGGCGCGTGAACTGGTGAAGGAAGAGCATCTAATCATATTGAGCGGCCACTACGAAGGGGTGGATCAGCGGGTGCGCGACGAACTCGTCGACCTTGAGGTGAGTATAGGTGATTATGTGCTGACCAATGGCACCTTGGCCGCCGCAGTGGTGATTGACTGCGTGAGTCGATTTATCCCAGGATTTTTAGGTGACGAAAAATCCTTGACGGAGGAATCTTTCATGAGCACTTTGCTCGGCTTTCCTCAATATACGCGTCCGGCGGACTTCCGTGGGATGCGTGTTCCAGAGGTTCTCCTCTCTGGGGATCATGCGGCGATTGCGAAATGGCGGCACGAGCAACAGATAGAAAAAACGCGGCAACTACGCCCCGACCTTTTAGACACATAA
- a CDS encoding transposase: MRAKRLKVYGMDASYHCMTRTVNGEHLLGDREKEVLRKMIWQVADFCGVQVLTYCVMSNHFHVLVEVPEVTVVTDSELLRRYQVLYPKPTKYQEASIKVLEAELAAGGEEAEAVRRRLLARMGDVSEFMKTLKQRFTIWFNHSHKRFGPLWADRFKSVLVEGEGYPLKTMAAYIDLNPVRAGLVDDPKDYRFCGYAEAVIGREAAGYGLLRIWTDRIGSQQSVANALQAHRTLIFGKGGDPMQVKGQVMDRNQVSQVIEEQDGVLPRAAVLRCRIRYFTDGAILGSAEYVRGFVDSVQVERKRRHPPKVNPLRGAAWGDVTVLQSLRRRVFS, translated from the coding sequence ATGAGAGCGAAACGCCTGAAAGTTTATGGTATGGATGCGAGTTATCACTGTATGACTCGCACGGTGAATGGGGAGCATCTGCTGGGGGATCGGGAGAAGGAGGTTTTGCGTAAGATGATCTGGCAGGTGGCTGACTTTTGCGGTGTTCAGGTGCTGACGTATTGTGTGATGTCGAATCACTTTCACGTGTTGGTTGAGGTTCCAGAGGTGACTGTGGTGACTGATTCGGAGTTGCTGCGCCGCTATCAGGTGCTTTATCCGAAACCGACGAAATATCAGGAGGCTTCGATTAAAGTGCTGGAAGCTGAGCTGGCCGCTGGAGGGGAGGAGGCGGAAGCTGTTCGGCGACGTCTCTTGGCTCGAATGGGCGATGTCTCGGAGTTTATGAAGACGCTGAAACAGCGCTTTACCATTTGGTTTAACCACTCACATAAGCGCTTTGGTCCTCTCTGGGCAGATCGTTTTAAGTCGGTACTGGTCGAGGGGGAGGGCTATCCTTTGAAAACGATGGCTGCCTATATTGATTTGAATCCTGTGCGGGCAGGCCTGGTGGATGACCCTAAGGATTATCGTTTCTGTGGCTATGCGGAAGCAGTCATTGGTCGGGAGGCTGCGGGGTATGGTTTGTTGCGTATCTGGACGGATCGTATCGGCTCGCAGCAATCTGTCGCGAATGCTTTGCAGGCACACCGCACGCTTATTTTCGGTAAAGGTGGTGATCCGATGCAGGTAAAAGGTCAGGTCATGGATCGTAATCAGGTGAGTCAGGTGATTGAAGAGCAGGATGGGGTGTTGCCTCGGGCTGCGGTGTTGCGGTGCCGAATTCGCTATTTTACTGATGGAGCGATTCTGGGATCTGCCGAATATGTGCGTGGCTTTGTTGACTCCGTGCAAGTGGAACGTAAACGAAGGCACCCTCCTAAAGTGAATCCACTTAGAGGTGCGGCTTGGGGGGATGTGACTGTGCTGCAAAGTTTGAGACGAAGAGTGTTTTCATAA
- the nusB gene encoding transcription antitermination factor NusB encodes MDDEVKPVKRASQRRENRMCAVQFLYQWELNKPEQLHDALRIFLETKDHEREYYAFAEELIHGVIEHVESVDEHIKVHAANWTFDRIAKVDLSILRLAIYELLQRRDIPPIVSINEAIELGKIYSNPDSKRFINGILDQMKNKIDRPLRSAAD; translated from the coding sequence ATGGACGACGAAGTAAAACCAGTCAAACGCGCCTCACAGCGCCGCGAAAACCGCATGTGTGCGGTGCAATTTCTCTATCAATGGGAACTCAACAAGCCAGAGCAATTACATGACGCGCTCCGTATCTTTCTTGAAACGAAAGATCATGAACGCGAGTATTATGCCTTTGCCGAAGAACTCATCCATGGCGTGATCGAACACGTCGAGTCTGTCGATGAGCACATCAAAGTCCATGCTGCCAACTGGACCTTCGACCGAATCGCCAAAGTCGATCTCTCCATTCTACGACTAGCCATCTACGAATTGCTACAGCGTCGCGACATCCCACCAATTGTCAGCATCAATGAAGCCATCGAGCTAGGTAAGATCTATTCAAACCCAGATTCCAAACGCTTCATCAACGGCATTCTCGATCAAATGAAAAACAAGATCGACCGCCCGCTTCGCAGCGCGGCCGACTAA
- the aroB gene encoding 3-dehydroquinate synthase, which translates to MQTQALQVQLAERSYPIHFSQVPEALKAEIESLRAAGRSVRVISDARVLHAHPSYLAQAGFEDTEILSLPAGETTKSIDFFSQSLSFLADAAANRDCALFAFGGGVIGDLTGYVAASYLRGIDFYQIPTTLLSMVDSSVGGKTGINLPEGKNLVGAFWQPKAVYIDTALLQTLPAREFAAGMGEVIKYGMLADLELFNDLVALDGLDANSPELAAIVRRCCAIKAQVVADDEKETASSGGRALLNLGHTFAHAIENVAGYGQYLHGEAVGIGLSLATQLSVVLGQMPHSDIRRADRVIQQFHLPTRLNQALKISDLMDAMQRDKKNRSGRLRFVTMTEIGTAVTTDGIDSALIEQLWREAGAE; encoded by the coding sequence ATGCAGACGCAAGCACTCCAAGTCCAGCTCGCCGAGCGCAGCTATCCCATTCACTTCAGCCAGGTGCCTGAAGCACTGAAAGCCGAGATCGAATCCCTGCGTGCCGCCGGCCGCAGCGTACGCGTGATCAGCGATGCCCGCGTATTGCATGCCCACCCGAGCTATCTAGCACAAGCCGGTTTCGAGGATACAGAAATCCTTTCTCTACCAGCGGGGGAGACGACAAAATCCATCGATTTTTTCAGTCAAAGCCTAAGTTTTCTGGCAGATGCCGCAGCCAATCGAGACTGTGCACTCTTCGCTTTCGGAGGTGGCGTGATCGGCGACCTAACAGGCTATGTCGCTGCCAGTTATCTACGCGGAATAGATTTTTACCAGATCCCCACCACCCTACTCTCCATGGTCGACAGCTCCGTGGGTGGAAAAACCGGAATCAACTTACCCGAAGGCAAGAACCTAGTCGGCGCATTCTGGCAGCCCAAAGCAGTCTATATAGATACCGCACTGCTACAGACTCTACCAGCACGGGAATTCGCTGCGGGCATGGGTGAAGTCATAAAATACGGGATGCTAGCCGATCTCGAACTATTCAACGACCTCGTGGCACTGGATGGCCTCGATGCCAACTCCCCCGAACTCGCCGCAATTGTTCGCCGTTGTTGTGCAATCAAGGCCCAAGTCGTCGCCGATGACGAAAAAGAAACCGCCTCCTCCGGCGGCCGTGCACTACTAAACCTTGGGCACACCTTTGCTCATGCCATCGAAAACGTAGCCGGCTATGGCCAATATTTACACGGTGAAGCCGTCGGGATCGGCCTCAGTCTAGCAACTCAGTTATCTGTCGTGCTAGGACAGATGCCTCACAGCGACATTCGACGCGCAGATCGCGTAATCCAACAATTTCACTTACCCACGCGGCTCAACCAAGCGCTCAAAATCAGCGACTTAATGGACGCAATGCAACGCGATAAGAAAAACCGCAGTGGACGCTTACGCTTCGTCACCATGACAGAGATCGGCACCGCGGTGACCACCGACGGAATCGACAGCGCTCTAATAGAACAACTTTGGCGCGAGGCCGGAGCCGAGTAG
- the rpsP gene encoding 30S ribosomal protein S16 translates to MALKIRLQRHGASHRPFYRMVVTEALARRDGRFVEVLGTYEPQAKRPEDELNVKLDRVDYWKSVGAKPTDTAASLIRKARREAPAEAETAEA, encoded by the coding sequence ATGGCACTTAAAATCCGTCTCCAACGTCATGGCGCAAGCCACCGCCCTTTCTACCGCATGGTCGTCACCGAAGCTTTGGCTCGTCGTGATGGTCGTTTTGTCGAAGTTCTCGGCACTTACGAGCCACAGGCTAAGCGCCCTGAGGATGAGCTGAATGTAAAGCTCGACCGCGTTGATTACTGGAAGTCGGTCGGTGCTAAGCCTACTGACACAGCTGCAAGCTTGATCCGCAAGGCTCGTCGCGAAGCACCTGCTGAAGCTGAAACTGCTGAAGCGTAG
- a CDS encoding hybrid sensor histidine kinase/response regulator, whose amino-acid sequence MSDLNTAGPVDFKAIFEAAPDAVVVHDLNNCVLFWNQAAEELYGWSAEEIHGRPITRILYLDRNEREEAMTVLKNGGMWQRELRQLDRNGDEYLVLVRQHLQRCVDGLPQAIVSFNTDVTEQRKLADAQERAHHVRSSSILAGGVAHELNNALAPIMLSSAMLRRSVEGEKAQSMVSMIEKCATKGAALIADLLAFERGKGGGNEIIRVTQIKRGILRACEELVGESIKLQVNINEDLWECRGELSEICSVFQYVIQNACEAMPDGGELTIDVQNRLYDENFENLAPEAKAGAYISFVFTDTGTGIAPEALAHVAEPFFTTKAPTQGFGFGLSNTQATIKGHKGFMVIESRCGVGTSVSIFLPADADSALKVDHVEPYRDPKSGEGELVLVADDEMFVRETIKRTLEDRGYQVIAAQDGTEALAIYSSRLQDIDMVVTNIEMPYMDGPALCRALKKLNPEVKILVSSGHKQAERVQAIQSCGVKEFLAKPYTADSLADRVYSILAGESSQPA is encoded by the coding sequence ATGAGTGATCTAAACACAGCTGGCCCCGTTGATTTTAAAGCAATATTCGAAGCCGCTCCAGATGCAGTAGTTGTCCACGACTTAAACAATTGCGTGCTTTTCTGGAATCAAGCCGCTGAAGAGCTCTATGGCTGGAGCGCCGAAGAAATTCATGGGCGTCCAATCACGCGCATTTTGTATTTAGATCGCAACGAGCGCGAAGAGGCCATGACGGTCTTAAAAAATGGAGGCATGTGGCAGCGTGAGCTTCGTCAGCTTGACCGTAACGGTGATGAATATTTAGTGTTAGTACGCCAACATCTGCAGCGCTGTGTGGATGGTCTGCCACAAGCTATCGTATCGTTTAACACGGATGTGACGGAGCAGCGTAAATTGGCCGATGCCCAAGAGCGCGCTCACCATGTGCGGTCTTCCAGCATCTTAGCGGGAGGCGTGGCGCACGAGTTAAACAATGCACTAGCACCGATCATGTTGTCCTCTGCCATGTTGCGACGTTCCGTGGAGGGAGAAAAGGCGCAGAGTATGGTCAGTATGATCGAAAAGTGTGCCACTAAGGGGGCGGCATTGATTGCTGATTTGCTCGCTTTTGAGCGTGGTAAAGGAGGAGGCAACGAAATTATCCGTGTCACTCAGATAAAGCGTGGTATCTTGCGCGCTTGCGAGGAATTGGTGGGTGAGAGCATTAAGTTACAGGTCAACATCAACGAAGACCTCTGGGAGTGTCGTGGAGAGCTGAGTGAAATATGCAGTGTTTTTCAATATGTGATTCAAAATGCCTGTGAGGCCATGCCAGATGGCGGTGAGTTGACCATCGACGTGCAAAATCGTCTCTATGACGAAAACTTCGAGAATCTGGCTCCCGAAGCCAAAGCAGGCGCATACATCAGTTTCGTATTTACCGATACCGGCACAGGCATTGCTCCCGAAGCCTTAGCCCATGTAGCCGAACCCTTTTTCACAACAAAGGCACCGACGCAAGGTTTTGGCTTTGGACTCTCGAATACACAGGCGACAATCAAAGGGCATAAGGGGTTTATGGTGATTGAAAGCCGCTGTGGAGTGGGCACCTCTGTGAGTATATTTCTTCCCGCAGATGCAGATTCGGCATTAAAAGTAGATCACGTAGAGCCATATCGCGATCCCAAGAGTGGGGAGGGAGAGTTGGTGCTCGTGGCCGACGATGAAATGTTTGTCAGAGAGACTATCAAGCGGACGCTAGAAGATCGTGGTTACCAAGTAATCGCGGCGCAGGATGGCACTGAAGCGCTTGCAATTTATTCGAGTCGCCTCCAAGACATCGACATGGTCGTGACCAATATTGAGATGCCTTATATGGATGGTCCTGCGCTCTGTCGTGCCTTAAAAAAGCTGAATCCCGAGGTCAAAATCCTAGTTTCCAGCGGACACAAGCAAGCAGAGCGCGTGCAAGCGATCCAGTCTTGTGGGGTGAAAGAATTTCTAGCCAAGCCCTACACCGCCGATAGTTTAGCGGATCGAGTCTATAGCATACTAGCCGGGGAGTCCTCGCAGCCCGCCTAA
- the ftsY gene encoding signal recognition particle-docking protein FtsY, with protein MRGLFKKFKDGLKRQTPTFQKAFNGIFSAGKLDDAALEQLEEALYTADFGHETVEEIIEEIKAAYKADKEMRGEDAAKIGATVLARVLKGAEGRVQVGQHTPEIICLVGVNGSGKTTTSAKLAHLYQNEGYSILLGACDTFRAAANEQIKHWADRLNIDIVASQHGADSAAVAFDALDAAKSRSRDIVILDTAGRLHTKGNLMKELEKMHRVIQKQEPTAPHHSWLVVDGSLGSNSIEQARVFHKSFPLTGLIITKLDGTSRGGALVGIYRELKLPIYFVGLGEQPDDLQPFSAENYSNAIFGITDE; from the coding sequence ATGCGCGGACTCTTTAAAAAGTTCAAAGACGGCCTAAAGCGCCAGACGCCCACCTTTCAAAAAGCGTTCAACGGCATTTTTTCTGCCGGCAAGCTGGACGATGCTGCACTCGAGCAACTCGAAGAAGCTCTTTACACCGCCGACTTCGGGCACGAAACCGTCGAAGAAATAATAGAAGAAATCAAGGCAGCCTACAAAGCCGACAAAGAGATGCGTGGCGAAGATGCGGCCAAGATCGGTGCCACCGTGCTCGCACGAGTACTCAAAGGCGCCGAGGGCCGAGTCCAAGTCGGCCAACATACGCCAGAAATTATTTGTCTAGTCGGCGTTAATGGCTCTGGTAAAACCACCACCTCAGCCAAGCTGGCGCACCTCTATCAGAATGAGGGGTACAGCATCTTGCTCGGAGCCTGCGACACCTTCCGTGCGGCCGCCAATGAGCAAATCAAGCACTGGGCCGATCGTCTAAACATCGATATCGTAGCCAGCCAACACGGTGCAGACTCCGCAGCCGTGGCCTTCGACGCGCTCGATGCCGCGAAAAGCCGCTCACGCGACATCGTCATTCTCGACACCGCTGGACGTCTGCACACAAAGGGGAATTTAATGAAGGAACTGGAAAAGATGCACCGCGTCATCCAGAAACAAGAGCCCACAGCGCCCCATCACAGCTGGCTAGTCGTCGACGGCAGCCTCGGCTCCAACTCAATCGAACAAGCACGCGTCTTCCATAAGAGCTTCCCACTGACTGGTCTAATCATCACCAAACTCGACGGCACTAGCCGTGGCGGCGCACTCGTCGGTATCTATCGAGAATTAAAATTACCGATTTACTTTGTCGGCCTCGGAGAGCAACCCGATGACTTACAGCCCTTCTCCGCAGAAAATTACTCCAATGCAATCTTTGGGATTACAGATGAATAA